A single window of Aquila chrysaetos chrysaetos chromosome W unlocalized genomic scaffold, bAquChr1.4 W_unloc_7, whole genome shotgun sequence DNA harbors:
- the LOC115337828 gene encoding uncharacterized protein LOC115337828 isoform X1 — protein sequence MQQLCMVIQVAHLTPHQAQETPLHTRGLKGTSEWWLLPMGSMGQPWGASSPNRFFLLLLLLLLLAALCVRDSWAAPLGAVLQALPLESAFPPAGLRPGFDPEEHHKGVPLGRVYKAMRQKPVFLASQQDLFPEPQQDPRYVDAGAGSASQWDPDVEPWRERMGAGEKNPQAADCQQPLTYRAALALAILASIVFLAALGQLVKSLLKNRKQEPQLPLVNVASETDAATSEAKANSEKERKLTQIAMEIEELANKWT from the exons atgcagcagctctgcatggTCATACAGGTGGCCCATCTTACGCCACACCAGGCTCAGGAGACGCCACTCCACACTCGTGGCCTCAAAGGCACAAGCGAGTGGTGGCTTCTGCCAATGGGCAGCATGGGGCAACCGTGGGGGGCCTCCTCCCCCAAtcgcttcttcctcctcctcctcctcctcctcctcctggcagcCCTGTGTGTCAGGGACAGCTGGGCGGCTCCGCTGGGAGCAGTACTTCAAG CTCTTCCCCTGGAGAGTGCTTTTCCACCTGCTGGCCTGCGTCCTGGGTTTGATCCTGAGGAGCATCACAAGG GTGTGCCTCTAGGCCGTGTATATAAAGCGATGAGGCAGAAGCCTGTTTTCCTGGCCTCTCAGCAAGATCTCTTCCCTGAGCCTCAGCAAGATCCCAGGT ATGTGGACGCAGGTGCCGGCTCTGCGTCTCAGTGGGATCCTGATGTAGAGCCTTGGAGGGAACGCATGG GTGCTGGTGAGAAAAATCCACAGGCTGCAGATTGCCAACAGCCACTAACGTACCGTGCAGCTCTGGCGCTGGCCATCCTGGCGTCCATAGTCTTTCTGGCAGCTTTGGGTCAACTGGTTAAATCACTGCTGAAGAATAGGAAACA AGAACCACAGCTTCCTCTTGTCAATGTTGCCTCAGAGACAGACGCAGCTACAAGTGAAGCCaaagcaaattcagaaaaagaaagaaaactcacCCAAATTGCCATGGAAATAGAAGAACTCGCCAATAAGTGGACTTAA
- the LOC115337828 gene encoding uncharacterized protein LOC115337828 isoform X2, translating into MEKHLTIQNSKLSRLYLPTAVHAGHASQPRHFLEPRAYPGALPLESAFPPAGLRPGFDPEEHHKGVPLGRVYKAMRQKPVFLASQQDLFPEPQQDPRYVDAGAGSASQWDPDVEPWRERMGAGEKNPQAADCQQPLTYRAALALAILASIVFLAALGQLVKSLLKNRKQEPQLPLVNVASETDAATSEAKANSEKERKLTQIAMEIEELANKWT; encoded by the exons ATGGAGAAGCATCTCACAATACAGAACTCAAAGCTTTCTCGTCTGTATTTGCCTACAGCTGTGCATGCAGGCCATGCTTCTCAGCCACGCCATTTTCTTGAGCCTCGAGCCTATCCTGGGG CTCTTCCCCTGGAGAGTGCTTTTCCACCTGCTGGCCTGCGTCCTGGGTTTGATCCTGAGGAGCATCACAAGG GTGTGCCTCTAGGCCGTGTATATAAAGCGATGAGGCAGAAGCCTGTTTTCCTGGCCTCTCAGCAAGATCTCTTCCCTGAGCCTCAGCAAGATCCCAGGT ATGTGGACGCAGGTGCCGGCTCTGCGTCTCAGTGGGATCCTGATGTAGAGCCTTGGAGGGAACGCATGG GTGCTGGTGAGAAAAATCCACAGGCTGCAGATTGCCAACAGCCACTAACGTACCGTGCAGCTCTGGCGCTGGCCATCCTGGCGTCCATAGTCTTTCTGGCAGCTTTGGGTCAACTGGTTAAATCACTGCTGAAGAATAGGAAACA AGAACCACAGCTTCCTCTTGTCAATGTTGCCTCAGAGACAGACGCAGCTACAAGTGAAGCCaaagcaaattcagaaaaagaaagaaaactcacCCAAATTGCCATGGAAATAGAAGAACTCGCCAATAAGTGGACTTAA
- the LOC115337828 gene encoding uncharacterized protein LOC115337828 isoform X3, with product MQQLCMVIQVAHLTPHQAQETPLHTRGLKGTSEWWLLPMGSMGQPWGASSPNRFFLLLLLLLLLAALCVRDSWAAPLGAVLQALPLESAFPPAGLRPGFDPEEHHKGVPLGRVYKAMRQKPVFLASQQDLFPEPQQDPRYVDAGAGSASQWDPDVEPWRERMENHSFLLSMLPQRQTQLQVKPKQIQKKKENSPKLPWK from the exons atgcagcagctctgcatggTCATACAGGTGGCCCATCTTACGCCACACCAGGCTCAGGAGACGCCACTCCACACTCGTGGCCTCAAAGGCACAAGCGAGTGGTGGCTTCTGCCAATGGGCAGCATGGGGCAACCGTGGGGGGCCTCCTCCCCCAAtcgcttcttcctcctcctcctcctcctcctcctcctggcagcCCTGTGTGTCAGGGACAGCTGGGCGGCTCCGCTGGGAGCAGTACTTCAAG CTCTTCCCCTGGAGAGTGCTTTTCCACCTGCTGGCCTGCGTCCTGGGTTTGATCCTGAGGAGCATCACAAGG GTGTGCCTCTAGGCCGTGTATATAAAGCGATGAGGCAGAAGCCTGTTTTCCTGGCCTCTCAGCAAGATCTCTTCCCTGAGCCTCAGCAAGATCCCAGGT ATGTGGACGCAGGTGCCGGCTCTGCGTCTCAGTGGGATCCTGATGTAGAGCCTTGGAGGGAACGCATGG AGAACCACAGCTTCCTCTTGTCAATGTTGCCTCAGAGACAGACGCAGCTACAAGTGAAGCCaaagcaaattcagaaaaagaaagaaaactcacCCAAATTGCCATGGAAATAG
- the LOC121233071 gene encoding F-box only protein 24-like, translated as MADVGHRSSRRRRCRHPTNGDEDVLPKRPRSSLKDGEEGKDVATIQHLPPEMLLHIISFLTLPDLLRLGQTCRYLHEACDSEAAWHHLCTPLLSAAASARPCKRAAILNYTKGLCLQSLGCRQQQAQMASIQVASAAAC; from the exons ATGGCAGACGTGGGCCACCGGTCTTCTCGCCGCCGTCGCTGCCGGCATCCGACCAATGGTGACGAGGACGTGTTG cccaagCGACCCCGCAGCAGCCTGAAGGAtggtgaggaggggaaggacGTGGCCACCATCCAGCATCTCCCCCCAGAGATG CTACTGCACATCATCTCCTTCCTGACACTGCCTGACCTGCTGAGACTGGGGCAGACCTGCCGCTACCTCCATGAAGCGTGTGACAGCGAGGCCGCCTGGCACCACCTCTGCacccctctcctctctgctgctgccagtgccCGGCCCTGCAAGAGGGCCGCCATCCTCAACT acACCAAGGGGCTCTGCCTCCAGAGCCTGGGCTGCCGCCAGCAGCAAGCGCAGATGGCCTCCATCCAGGtggcctctgctgctgcctgttaA